The following coding sequences lie in one Arachis stenosperma cultivar V10309 chromosome 5, arast.V10309.gnm1.PFL2, whole genome shotgun sequence genomic window:
- the LOC130980475 gene encoding uncharacterized protein LOC130980475, whose product MQATSRPTRSKSESRWGSQKEEARRQQDPIIMGPTPFHPSILKVRLPRNFDKPTDMRYDGTKDPQEHVTAFEARMNLEGVGDAVRCRAFPVTLAGPAIRWFNALPQESITTFTDISRSFLARFTTRIAKAKHPINLLGVTQKPGEPTRKFLDRFNGECLEIDGLTNSVASLCLTNDLLNEDFRKHLTTKPVWTMQEIQSMAKEYINDEEVSQVVAANKRQLPSSTA is encoded by the coding sequence ATGCAAGCAACTTCCAGACCCACTCGAAGCAAGTCAGAAAGCCGCTGGGGGTCTCAGAAGGAGGAGGCCAGGCGACAACAAGATCCTATTATCATGGGACCAACTCCTTTCCACCCCTCAATCCTCAAGGTCCGGCTCCCGAGAAACTTCGACAAGCcgacggacatgaggtacgatgGGACCAAGGACCCCCAGGAGCATGTCACAGCCTTTGAAGCAAGGATGAACTTGGAAGGGGTAGGCGACGCGGTTAGATGCCGAGCATTCCCCGTAACATTGGCTGGACCAGCAATCAGATGGTTCAACGCCCTCCCGCAGGAGTCCataacaacttttacagacatatCTCGAAGCTTTCTGGCTCGGTTCACGACACGCATAGCCAAGGCAAAACACCCAATCAACTTACTGGGGGTCACCCAAAAACCCGGGGAGCCAACTAGGAAGTTCCTAGATAGGTTCAACGGCGAGTGTTTGGAGATCGACGGCCTCACGAACTCAGTTGCTAGTCTATGCCTAACAAACGACCTACTAAACGAAGACTTTAGGAAGCACCTCACAACCAAGCCCGTGTGGACCATGCAGGAAATTCAAAGCATGGCCAAGGAATACATCAACGATGAAGAAGTCAGTCAGGTTGTAGCAGCCAACAAACGTCAGCTCCCTAGCTCGACAGCCTGA